Below is a genomic region from Microbacterium sp. KUDC0406.
CGACGCCCGCCGCCAGGAATCGCAGTGCTCTGGCGATCTCGGGCAGATCCGCCATCCCCGTGGACAGGATCACGGGGAGTCCGCTTCGCCCCGCCTTCACCAGCAGCGGTGCGAACGTGAGGTCACCGGAGGCGATCTTCACCAGAGGGATGCCCAGTTCGTCGATGAGGAAGTCGAGCCCGTCGAGGTCGAAGGCCGTCGAGAGGAACCGGATGCCGCGCCGATCGCAGTGCGCCCGCAGCGCACGGAACTCGTCGCGGGAGAGCTCCAGCCCGCGGAGCAGGTCGTGCTGACTGCGCGCGTCCTCATCGGAGAGACGCTGGTAGTCCGCGAGCTGCGCGGATTCCAGCGCGAGGGAGTCCGCGGAGAACGTCTGGAACTTCACTGCGTCGGCTCCGGCCTCGGCTGCGAGGTCTACCAGGTCCCTGGCGATGCCGATTGAGCCGTTGTGGTTGACACCGGCTTCCGCGATCACAAAGGTTTCAGCGTTCATCGTCGTCTCCCTGTTCGAGATCGTGGAAGGTCTTCTTCGGCGGCCGCGGGATCTCCGCGTTGCGCAGAGTGGCGGCCGTACGCGCGGCAAATCCGGGAGCGCCGAACGGGCTGTCGTGATCGGTCACCGGACCGCCGGCTATCCGTCGTCGGAGGGCGTCGGCGATCGCCTCGGCGCTGGGCTCGGGTACTTCGACGCTCGCGGCGATGGGACGCCCCTTCTGGCGGTCGCCGACCAGCACGGAGGGGACACCGAGCACCGGAGCCTCGAGGACAGTGCTCGACGAGTTCCCCGCCACCACGGATGCTGCGCGCATGGCGCTGAGATACGCCCGCTGCCCGAACGACTCGACATAATCGACGCGGTCGGGGTGCTCGGCCACGAACCGTGCGATCCGTTCCCTCACCGCCTCGGTGCCGATGTCTGAGTTCGAGCCCGTGATTACGATGTGCAGCTCATCGACGGCGAGCAGCCCGCCGAGGAGCTCCCCCACGAGCTCGGACGCGGGAGCGACGTCCATGATCGCGGGGTGGAAGGTCACCAGGGCCGTCGGCTCGGGCAGCCGGATGCCGAACTGCTCCTCGACCTCGCGCGGCGGCATTACGTCGAAGGTGTCCAGGATGTCGACGATGGGCGCGCCGTGGAAGAACACCCGCTCCGGATCCTCGCCCAGCTGGATCACCCGGCGACGGTGGTCCGCGGTCGAGGTGAAGTGCAGGTACGCCATCTTGGTGATCGAGTGCCGGAGCGCGTCATCCATCGCGCCTTCGGTGAGCTCCCCGCCGTGGATGTGCGCGATCGGCACCGACAGGATGGTGGCGGCCGCCGCGACGGCGAAGGCCTCCAGCCTGTCGCCGAGCACGACCACGACATCGGGGTCGATCTCCTTCAGCGCCTCTGCATAGCCGGGGAGGGCACGGCCGACGTCCTCCGCTGCGGCTACTGGTGTGTCCGTGCCGGACCAGATCGGCACGGATGCGGCGATGCGGAACCCGTCGCGCTCGATCTCGGCGACCGTGTGTCCGAAGGCGTCGCTGAGGTGAGTACCTGTGACGATCAGGCGGAGATTCAGCTGCGGATCGTCCTCGATCGCCCTGAGCAGGCCGCGCAGCAGCCCGTAGTCCGCACGGGTGCCGGTGACGACGGCGATCGTCCTCATGCCGCGGCCAATGCAGGAGAGCTGGGGATGCATACGACCGAGGCGTGCAGCGCCTCGGCCACCGGCACGTCGGCGTGGGGCAGATGCCGGTACGGCGTCTGCGCGTGCAGAAGGTTCCAGAACGGACGGCATTGGAGACCGGCATCGTTCGCCGACGCGAGGAGCGCATCGCGGCGCGGCCTCCCGCCGGCCAGACGCACCGCGCAGAGCCAGTAGTTGCTCTCCGTTCCGGACGGCTCCGTCAGGAACTCGACGTCCGGCATGTCCGCGAACGCCTCCTGATAGCGCGCGGCCAGACGTCGCTTCTCCATCAGGAACCTCGGCAGCCGCTCGAGCTGGGCCACGCCGAGCGCCGCGTTGAGATTCGGCATCCGGAAGTTGTACGCCACCTCGTCGTGCTCGAACTCCCAGCGGTGGGGCAGTTTGGCGGTCGTGGTGAGATGGCGCGCGCGACGGGCGAGATCCTCGTCGTCGGTCAGGATCATCCCGCCGCCGCCGGTGGTCAGGATCTTGTTGCCGTTGAAGCTGAGGATGCCCAGGCTGCCGAAGGTGCCGGTGTGCACGCCGCCCACCCGGCTGCCGAGGGATTCGGCGGCATCTTCGACCACGGGCACGCCGTAATCCCCCGCAAGGGCCACCAGATCCCCGATGCGCATCGGGTGCCCGAGCGTGTGCATCGGCACGATCGCGCCGATCCTCCGCCCGGTCGCCGCATTGACCAGCCCCTCAGGCGCGGATCGTGCGGACCTCAGCACGTCGGCCACAGACTCGACCGACAGGCCGAGCGTCGTCTGGTCGCTGTCGACGAAGTACGGCTGGGCGCCGGCATGGGAGACGGCGTTCGCCGTCGCCACGAAGGACAGGGTGGGAACGATCACGTCGTCACCGGCCT
It encodes:
- the neuC gene encoding UDP-N-acetylglucosamine 2-epimerase is translated as MRTIAVVTGTRADYGLLRGLLRAIEDDPQLNLRLIVTGTHLSDAFGHTVAEIERDGFRIAASVPIWSGTDTPVAAAEDVGRALPGYAEALKEIDPDVVVVLGDRLEAFAVAAAATILSVPIAHIHGGELTEGAMDDALRHSITKMAYLHFTSTADHRRRVIQLGEDPERVFFHGAPIVDILDTFDVMPPREVEEQFGIRLPEPTALVTFHPAIMDVAPASELVGELLGGLLAVDELHIVITGSNSDIGTEAVRERIARFVAEHPDRVDYVESFGQRAYLSAMRAASVVAGNSSSTVLEAPVLGVPSVLVGDRQKGRPIAASVEVPEPSAEAIADALRRRIAGGPVTDHDSPFGAPGFAARTAATLRNAEIPRPPKKTFHDLEQGDDDER